A region of Arabidopsis thaliana chromosome 5, partial sequence DNA encodes the following proteins:
- the OPT9 gene encoding oligopeptide transporter 9 (oligopeptide transporter 9 (OPT9); FUNCTIONS IN: oligopeptide transporter activity; INVOLVED IN: oligopeptide transport, transmembrane transport; LOCATED IN: membrane; EXPRESSED IN: 7 plant structures; EXPRESSED DURING: 4 anthesis, petal differentiation and expansion stage, E expanded cotyledon stage; CONTAINS InterPro DOMAIN/s: Tetrapeptide transporter, OPT1/isp4 (InterPro:IPR004648), Oligopeptide transporter OPT superfamily (InterPro:IPR004813); BEST Arabidopsis thaliana protein match is: oligopeptide transporter 1 (TAIR:AT4G27730.1); Has 1807 Blast hits to 1807 proteins in 277 species: Archae - 0; Bacteria - 0; Metazoa - 736; Fungi - 347; Plants - 385; Viruses - 0; Other Eukaryotes - 339 (source: NCBI BLink).), which produces MDEIVEDSSRVMEIEGQNDDLDRCVVEEVELTVPKTDDPTLPVLTFRMWTLGLGACIILSFINQFFWYRQMPLTISGISAQIAVVPLGHLMAKVLPTRMFLEGSKWEFSMNPGPFNVKEHVLITIFANSGAGTVYATHILSAIKLYYKRSLPFLPAFLLMITTQFLGFGWAGLFRKHLVEPGEMWWPSNLVQVSLFSALHEKEKKKKGGMTRIQFFLIVLVTSFAYYILPGYLFTMITSISWICWLGPKSVLVHQLGSGEQGLGIGAIGIDWATISSYLGSPLASPLFATINVTIGFVVIMYVATPICYWLNIYKAKTYPIFSSGLFMGNGSSYDVLSIIDKKFHLDRDIYAKTGPINMSTFFAVTYGLGFATLSATIVHVLLFNGRDLWKQTRGAFQRNKKMDFHTRIMKKNYREVPMWWFYVILVLNIALIMFISFYYNATVQLPWWGVLLACAIAVFFTPLIGVIAATTNQEPGLNVITEYVIGYLYPERPVANMCFKVYGYISMTQALTFIQDFKLGLYMKIPPRSMFMAQVVGTLVSVVVYTGTAWWLMVDIPHLCDKSLLPPDSEWTCPMDRVFFDASVIWGLVGPRRMFGNLGEYAAINWFFLVGAIAPFFVWLATKAFPAHKWISKIHFPVILGATSMMPPAMAVNFTSWCIVAFVFGHFLYKYKRQWWKKYNYVLSGGLDAGTAFMTILIFLSVGRKGIGLLWWGNADDSTNCSLASCPTAKGVIMHGCPVL; this is translated from the exons ATGGACGAGATTGTAGAAGACTCGAGCAGAGTCATGGAGATAGAAGGACAGAATGATGATCTGGACCGGTGCGTGGTGGAGGAGGTTGAGCTAACCGTTCCAAAAACCGATGATCCAACGTTACCGGTTCTCACATTTCGAATGTGGACTTTAGGTCTTGGTGCGTGTATCATACTCTCGTTCATAAACCAGTTTTTCTGGTACAGACAGATGCCGTTAACCATTAGCGGAATCTCGGCTCAGATTGCGGTCGTGCCACTTGGTCACCTGATGGCTAAGGTTCTTCCTACAAGGATGTTCTTGGAAGGATCAAAGTGGGAGTTTTCTATGAATCCAGGTCCTTTTAATGTCAAGGAACATGTATTGATCACGATTTTTGCTAATTCGGGAGCTGGAACGGTTTATGCGACTCATATACTTAGTGCAATTAAGCTCTATTATAAGAGATCTCTTCCATTTCTACCGGCTTTTCTCCTTATGATCACAACGCAG TTTCTCGGATTTGGGTGGGCTGGTCTATTCCGTAAACATCTTGTTGAGCCTGGTGAAATGTGGTGGCCAAGCAATCTAGTTCAAGTGTCTCTCTTCAG TGCCTTGCAcgagaaggaaaagaagaaaaagggaGGCATGACCCGAATCCAATTCTTCCTCATTGTCCTTGTTACCAGTTTTGCATACTACATTCTCCCTGGTTATTTATTCACAATGATAACTTCCATCTCATGGATCTGTTGGCTTGGTCCCAAATCGGTTTTGGTTCACCAACTCGGTTCAGGTGAACAAGGTCTTGGTATTGGCGCAATTGGTATTGACTGGGCTACAATTAGCTCTTACCTCGGTAGCCCACTCGCGAGTCCCTTATTCGCTACAATCAATGTAACCATCGGTTTTGTGGTGATCATGTATGTCGCCACTCCAATTTGCTATTGGctaaatatttacaaagcCAAAACATATCCCATCTTCTCAAGTGGGCTTTTCATGGGCAATGGCTCGTCCTATGATGTTTTAAGCATCATTGATAAGAAGTTTCATCTCGACCGAGATATATATGCAAAGACTGGTCCTATCAATATGAGCACTTTCTTTGCAGTCACATATGGTCTTGGGTTTGCTACTTTGTCCGCAACTATTGTCCATGTTTTACTCTTCAACGGAAG GGATTTATGGAAACAAACAAGAGGTGCTTTTCAGAGgaacaagaaaatggattTCCACAcgagaatcatgaagaaaaaCTATAGGGAAGTTCCTATGTGGTGGTTTTATGTGATCCTCGTACTCAACATTGCGCTCATCATGTTCATATCATTCTACTACAATGCAACCGTGCAGCTACCTTGGTGGGGAGTGTTGCTAGCTTGTGCCATTGCTGTCTTCTTCACTCCGCTTATCGGTGTTATCGCCGCCACCACTAATCAG GAACCGGGTTTGAACGTCATTACGGAATATGTAATCGGGTATCTCTATCCAGAACGTCCGGTTGCTAACATGTGCTTTAAAGTATATGGATACATCAGCATGACTCAGGCTCTAACATTCATCCAAGACTTCAAACTCGGACTCTACATGAAGATTCCTCCTAGAAGCATGTTCATGGCACAG GTGGTTGGGACGCTTGTGTCTGTGGTAGTGTACACAGGAACTGCTTGGTGGTTAATGGTAGACATTCCTCATCTATGTGACAAATCTTTGCTTCCTCCAGATAGCGAATGGACATGTCCCATGGACCGTGTCTTCTTTGATGCTTCAGTTATTTGGGGACTTGTAGGACCACGTAGAATGTTCGGTAACTTAGGAGAATACGCAGCCATAAACTGGTTCTTCCTCGTAGGTGCAATCGCTCCTTTCTTTGTCTGGCTAGCGACCAAAGCATTCCCAGCTCATAAATGGATCTCGAAGATTCATTTTCCGGTCATTTTAGGAGCAACCTCGATGATGCCACCCGCGATGGCGGTTAACTTCACGAGTTGGTGCATCGTTGCATTTGTGTTTGGACACTTTTTGTATAAGTACAAGAGACAGTGGTGGAAAAAGTATAACTACGTTTTGTCGGGTGGTTTAGACGCGGGCACTGCGTTTATGACAATACTTATATTCCTATCGGTTGGACGCAAAGGAATTGGATTGTTGTGGTGGGGAAACGCTGATGATAGCACAAACTGTAGCCTCGCGTCTTGTCCTACCGCTAAAGGCGTTATTATGCATGGATGTCCAGTTTTATGA
- a CDS encoding Transducin/WD40 repeat-like superfamily protein: protein MDYLSQEEDLQFFDANEEMMALNPSGFGFDVWNDSPGSVVERRRKFLEWMGVEEEGRVETKDSVSGSSVESCFDGGEENSVEAEERSGECSSSSSEVSLSGSSVEVSEELSLRVDRNVGGCDVTRRQSSSMASCSSSRYCQVKETEKQRNIAGLVTSFKKGWLSRLRSMGCTADTNIESGGRMRASSGYGDVISRVKVKHCKKQAKELSALYQSQDIKAHDGAILAMKFSNDGKFLASSGEDGIVRVWKVVEDKKSRLRRDCLNEIDPSCMYFEVNDLSQLKPVLVNEEKPKKTTESFRKTSDSACVVFPPKVFRIMEKPLYEFRGHTGEVLDISWSKDNYLLSASMDKTVRLWKVGSNDCLGVFAHNSYVTSVQFNPVNENYFMSGSIDGKVRIWNISGCSVVDWADLKDIISAVCYRPDGQGGIIGSLNGSCRFFNMSGEFLELDSQIHLHNKKKSSNKRITGFQFLPQEPTKVLVVSADSKVRILQGNNVVRKYKGVCKTRSLTSASLTSDGKHIVSACEDSNVYIWSNDEESETKKIRSFERFSANASVAATWCGFSDHNTTLPFSSPSCLSHNEGFVPGSISKGSATWPEENLPANPLSTSAMNASHYKFLKSSYQRASSSLSWGMVIVTGGWDGQIRTFQNYGLPVTT from the exons ATGGATTACTTATCTCAAGAGGAAGATTTGCAGTTTTTCGATGCTAACGAAGAGATGATGGCATTGAATCCAagtggttttggatttgatgtATGGAATGATTCACCTGGAAGTGTTGTGGAGCGGCGGAGGAAGTTCTTGGAGTGGATgggagttgaagaagaagggcGTGTTGAGACGAAGGATTCGGTTTCTGGAAGTAGTGTGGAGTCTTGTTTTGATGGAGGTGAAGAGAATTCTGTTGAAGCTGAGGAGAGATCTGGAGAGTGCAGCAGTTCTTCTAGTGAGGTTTCATTGTCTGGTTCAAGCGTTGAAGTTTCCGAGGAATTGTCTTTGAGAGTAGACAGAAATGTGGGTGGATGTGATGTGACGAGAAGACAAAGCTCTTCAATGGCGTCATGTTCTAGTTCCAGATATTGCCAAGTGAAGGAAACCGAGAAGCAGAGGAATATCGCAGGGCTAGTCACGAGTTTTAAGAAGGGATGGTTATCGAGGCTTCGGTCTATGGGATGTACCGCGGATACAAATATCGAATCTGGTGGTAGAATGAGAGCTTCTTCTGGTTATGGTGATGTGATTTCAAGAGTTAAGGTTAAGCATTGTAAGAAGCAGGCAAAGGAGCTTTCAGCTCTTTATCAGAGTCAAGACATTAAAGCTCATGATGGTGCCATCTTGGCGATGAAATTTAGCAACGATGGGAAGTTTCTTGCAAGCTCTGGTGAAGATGGGATTGTGAGGGTGTGGAAAGTCGTTGAGGATAAGAAATCTAGACTACGAAGGGATTGCCTTAACGAGATAGATCCTTCGTGTATGTACTTTGAGGTAAATGATCTTTCTCAGTTGAAACCAGTTTTGGTAAATGAggagaaaccaaagaagacTACAGAAAGTTTCAGGAAAACATCTGATTCAGCCTGTGTTGTCTTCCCTCCTAAAGTTTTTCGGATTATGGAAAAACCATTATATGAATTCCGTGGGCACACGGGTGAAGTCTTGGACATCTCATGGTCAAAAGATAAT TATTTGCTTTCGGCGTCAATGGATAAAACTGTCCGCCTTTGGAAAGTTGGTAGCAATGATTGTCTTGGAGTTTTCGCTCACAATAGTTATg TAACCTCTGTTCAGTTCAACCCGGTAAATGAGAATTATTTCATGAGTGGTTCAATTGATGGAAAGGTTCGAATTTGGAACATTTCCGGTTGCAGCGTTGTTGATTGGGCAGATCTCAAAGACATTATATCGGCAGTGTGTTATCGTCCGGATGGACAAGGTGGAATCATCGGTTCTCTGAACGGGAGTTGCAGATTCTTTAACATGTCTGGAGAATTTTTAGAACTGGACTCTCAGATACATTTGCATAACAAAAAGAAGTCTTCAAATAAACGCATAACTGGTTTTCAG TTCTTACCACAAGAACCGACTAAAGTCCTGGTTGTTTCCGCGGATTCCAAAGTCAGAATTCTCCAAGGCAACAATGTCGTCAGAAAATACAAAg gCGTTTGCAAGACGAGAAGCCTCACATCAGCATCTCTCACATCTGATGGAAAACACATTGTTTCAGCTTGTGAGGACtccaatgtatatatatggagCAATGATGAGGaatcagaaaccaaaaagattcGATCTTTTGAACGTTTCTCCGCCAATGCATCAGTTGCAGCAACATGGTGTGGATTCTCAGATCACAACACAACTCTCCCgttttcttctccatcatgCTTATCTCACAACGAAGGATTTGTCCCCGGATCAATATCCAAAGGGAGTGCGACATGGCCAGAGGAAAACCTACCCGCAAATCCTCTGTCCACATCCGCGATGAATGCATCTCATTACAAGTTTCTCAAGTCCTCTTACCAGAGAGCATCCAGCTCTCTATCTTGGGGTATGGTCATAGTCACAGGTGGTTGGGATGGACAGATAAGAACATTTCAGAACTACGGGTTGCCTGTGACTACTTGA